A stretch of Flavobacterium sp. N1994 DNA encodes these proteins:
- the dnaK gene encoding molecular chaperone DnaK, which translates to MGKIIGIDLGTTNSCVAVMEGGEPVVIANAEGKRTTPSVIAFVEGGEIKVGDPAKRQAVTNPTKTIASVKRFMGNKYSESAKEASTVAYKVVKGDNDTPRVDIDGRLYTPQELSAMTLQKMKKTAEDYLGQTVTEAVITVPAYFNDAQRQATKEAGEIAGLKVMRIINEPTAAALAYGLDKKGIDQKIAVYDLGGGTFDISVLELGDGVFEVLSTNGDTHLGGDDFDQVIIDWMANEFNTEEGIDLRKDPMALQRLKEAAEKAKIELSSSTQTEINLPYVTATASGPKHLVKTLTRAKFEQLAETLVKRSMDPVAKALKDAGLSTSDIDEVILVGGSTRIPVIQEQVEKFFGKKPSKGVNPDEVVAIGAAIQGGVLSGDVKDVLLLDVTPLSLGIETMGNVMTKLIESNTTIPTKKSQVFSTAADNQPSVEIHVIQGERTMAADNKTIGRFHLDGIPPAPRGVPQIEVTFDIDANGIIKVSATDKGTGKSHDIRIEASSGLTAEEIERMKKDAEMNAEADRQAKEKVDKLNEADSMIFQTESQLKEIGEKLSDDHKVAIELALTELRMAHQNQDLEAIQKGLDNVNAAWKTATEAMYAQGEAGQAQEAQPQADAQGDNTQDVEFEEVK; encoded by the coding sequence ATGGGAAAAATTATTGGTATCGATTTAGGTACAACCAATTCTTGCGTGGCAGTTATGGAAGGTGGAGAACCTGTTGTAATTGCTAATGCAGAAGGAAAGAGAACTACACCATCTGTAATTGCATTTGTAGAAGGTGGCGAAATTAAAGTAGGTGATCCTGCCAAAAGACAGGCAGTGACCAACCCAACCAAAACCATTGCATCTGTAAAAAGATTCATGGGTAACAAGTATTCAGAAAGTGCCAAAGAAGCATCAACTGTAGCTTACAAAGTGGTAAAAGGAGATAACGACACACCACGTGTTGATATTGACGGAAGATTATACACACCACAAGAATTGTCAGCCATGACACTTCAAAAAATGAAAAAAACAGCAGAAGATTATTTAGGTCAAACCGTTACAGAAGCTGTTATTACAGTTCCAGCTTACTTCAACGATGCACAACGTCAAGCTACTAAAGAAGCTGGTGAAATTGCAGGACTTAAAGTAATGCGTATCATCAATGAGCCAACTGCAGCTGCATTAGCTTATGGATTAGACAAAAAAGGAATTGATCAAAAAATCGCAGTTTATGATTTAGGTGGTGGAACTTTCGATATTTCTGTACTTGAATTAGGAGACGGAGTATTCGAAGTATTATCAACAAACGGAGACACTCATTTAGGTGGAGATGATTTTGACCAAGTAATAATTGATTGGATGGCCAATGAATTCAATACTGAAGAAGGTATTGATTTACGTAAAGATCCAATGGCCTTACAACGTTTAAAAGAAGCGGCTGAAAAAGCAAAAATTGAGTTATCATCTTCTACTCAAACAGAAATTAACTTGCCTTATGTTACAGCTACAGCTTCAGGACCAAAGCACTTAGTAAAAACATTAACTCGTGCAAAATTCGAGCAATTGGCAGAAACTTTAGTAAAACGTTCCATGGATCCAGTAGCAAAAGCATTGAAAGATGCAGGTTTGTCTACTTCTGATATCGACGAAGTTATTTTAGTGGGTGGTTCTACTCGTATTCCTGTAATACAGGAACAAGTAGAAAAATTCTTTGGGAAAAAACCATCAAAAGGAGTAAATCCAGATGAGGTAGTAGCGATTGGTGCTGCCATTCAAGGTGGAGTTTTATCTGGAGATGTGAAAGATGTATTGTTACTTGACGTGACACCTTTATCATTAGGAATTGAAACTATGGGTAATGTAATGACTAAATTAATAGAGTCAAATACAACGATTCCAACCAAAAAATCACAAGTGTTCTCAACTGCTGCAGATAACCAACCTAGTGTTGAAATCCATGTAATTCAAGGAGAAAGAACTATGGCTGCTGATAATAAAACAATTGGGCGTTTTCACTTAGACGGTATTCCACCAGCACCAAGAGGAGTTCCTCAAATTGAAGTTACTTTTGATATTGATGCTAACGGTATCATCAAAGTATCGGCTACTGATAAAGGAACTGGTAAATCGCATGACATTCGTATCGAAGCTTCTTCTGGTTTAACAGCTGAAGAAATCGAAAGAATGAAAAAAGATGCTGAAATGAATGCTGAAGCTGATAGACAAGCTAAAGAAAAAGTAGATAAATTGAACGAAGCGGACAGTATGATTTTCCAAACAGAAAGTCAATTGAAGGAAATTGGAGAAAAATTATCTGACGATCATAAAGTAGCTATCGAATTAGCTTTAACAGAATTGAGAATGGCTCACCAAAATCAAGATTTAGAAGCTATTCAAAAAGGTCTTGACAATGTAAATGCAGCTTGGAAAACCGCTACTGAAGCAATGTATGCTCAAGGTGAAGCTGGTCAAGCTCAAGAAGCACAGCCGCAAGCAGATGCTCAAGGAGATAACACTCAGGATGTAGAGTTCGAAGAGGTTAAATAA
- a CDS encoding Brp/Blh family beta-carotene 15,15'-dioxygenase gives MSKIAKISVLLSFLGLWLTSFLKNEYQVIVGFILVLSFGIVHGANDLLIIKKINPKSISILRLLFKYIVLVFVAVLLFGFVPWLAMFLFIIFSSYHFGEQHWENRIIKSNEIIKVLFEINYGGFILLLLFYFHQKEVLDILFSITDIQMRFINIPLLLKINGFILICLGLYNSYKSEIFKNEVIKELLYLIVFGIIFKVANLIWGFTIYFIFWHSIPSLSDQIKYLYKDVTLRNSITYFKSAFLYWIISMFGIGVLYLLLKDTKIFDAIFFSFLAAITFPHVIVIKRMYSENKKTE, from the coding sequence GTGAGTAAAATTGCCAAAATTTCAGTACTGCTTAGCTTTCTAGGATTATGGCTAACGTCATTTCTAAAAAATGAATATCAAGTTATTGTAGGTTTTATATTAGTATTATCGTTTGGTATTGTGCATGGAGCAAATGATTTATTGATTATAAAAAAAATAAATCCTAAATCAATCTCAATTTTGAGGCTATTGTTCAAGTATATTGTCTTGGTTTTTGTTGCTGTTTTGTTGTTTGGTTTTGTTCCATGGTTAGCAATGTTTCTATTTATTATTTTTAGTAGTTATCATTTTGGTGAACAGCATTGGGAAAACCGCATAATAAAATCAAATGAAATAATAAAAGTTTTATTTGAAATAAATTATGGTGGATTTATACTGTTACTATTATTTTATTTTCATCAAAAAGAAGTTCTGGATATTCTCTTTTCTATAACTGATATTCAAATGAGATTTATTAATATTCCTTTATTATTAAAAATTAATGGGTTTATTTTAATTTGCCTAGGACTTTACAATAGTTATAAATCTGAAATATTTAAAAATGAAGTTATTAAAGAACTATTATATCTAATTGTTTTTGGTATCATTTTTAAAGTAGCTAACTTGATATGGGGATTTACAATCTATTTTATATTTTGGCATAGCATACCTTCGTTAAGTGATCAAATTAAATATTTATATAAAGATGTTACCCTAAGAAATAGTATTACCTACTTCAAATCAGCTTTTTTATATTGGATAATTTCAATGTTTGGAATTGGTGTATTATATTTATTATTGAAGGATACTAAAATATTTGACGCCATTTTTTTCTCTTTTTTAGCAGCAATAACTTTCCCACATGTAATTGTGATAAAAAGAATGTATTCTGAAAATAAAAAAACCGAGTAA
- a CDS encoding bacteriorhodopsin-like produces the protein MLNTILSTALIAKMLPTDYVGFTFFVGCMAMMAASAFFFLSLNQFDKKWRTSVLVSGLITFIAAVHYFYMRDYWASFQESPTFFRYVDWILTVPLMCLEFYLILKIAGAKKSLLSKMIFYSVVMLVTGYFGEAVYPESAQIWGLISGIAYFAIVYEIWLGEAAKLAKEAGGNILAAHKILCWFVLVGWAIYPLGYMLGTNGWYTSILGKGNVDVAYNIADAINKIGFGLVIYSLALKSQKE, from the coding sequence ATGTTAAACACTATTTTATCTACAGCATTAATTGCTAAAATGTTACCTACAGACTATGTAGGATTCACTTTCTTTGTTGGATGTATGGCTATGATGGCAGCATCTGCATTTTTCTTTTTATCATTAAATCAATTTGATAAAAAGTGGCGTACTTCTGTATTAGTTTCAGGTTTAATAACCTTTATTGCAGCAGTACATTATTTTTACATGAGAGATTATTGGGCTTCATTCCAAGAATCTCCAACATTTTTCAGATACGTTGACTGGATTCTTACTGTTCCATTAATGTGTCTTGAGTTTTATTTAATACTTAAAATTGCTGGTGCAAAAAAGAGCTTATTATCTAAAATGATTTTCTATTCCGTTGTTATGTTAGTAACTGGTTACTTTGGAGAAGCTGTTTATCCAGAAAGTGCTCAAATTTGGGGATTAATTTCGGGAATAGCTTATTTTGCTATTGTGTATGAAATTTGGTTAGGTGAAGCAGCAAAATTAGCTAAAGAAGCTGGAGGAAACATTTTAGCGGCTCACAAAATTTTGTGTTGGTTCGTTTTAGTTGGTTGGGCAATTTATCCTCTAGGATATATGTTGGGTACAAATGGATGGTATACAAGTATCCTAGGTAAAGGAAATGTAGATGTGGCCTATAACATTGCAGATGCAATTAACAAAATTGGTTTTGGTCTAGTTATTTATTCGTTAGCATTGAAATCACAAAAAGAGTAA
- a CDS encoding glutaminyl-peptide cyclotransferase, producing MKIYNPLITILLGLNLIGCGPNQKDKESFFSFDESNLKSMYQATEKVDLNLVNSKNKNIDSIAYFVNDKRISSVKGNGKFTLDLNGKKLGYQNIKALVYFEGDTVSTKTRVEVASGIVPKLLKYTIVNTYPHDINAFTEGFEFFRDTLVESTGTPEGYKGYFAKIDYKTGKTYKRVDLDAKYFGEGITVVNNKIYQLTWQNATGFIYDINTLKKLKTFDFDKKIEGWGMTNDGKNIYQSDGTEKIWTMNPETQKMIDFINVYTNDSKIKAVNELEWINGKIYGNIWQKDAIAVINPQTGAVEGVLDLTALKAQIKNPKADVLNGIAYNKKTNTLFVTGKCWDKTFEIKVTE from the coding sequence ATGAAAATTTATAACCCATTAATTACCATTTTATTAGGCTTAAATCTAATAGGTTGTGGTCCTAATCAAAAAGATAAAGAATCCTTTTTTAGTTTTGATGAAAGCAACTTAAAATCGATGTATCAAGCTACTGAGAAAGTAGATTTAAATTTAGTTAACTCCAAAAATAAAAACATAGATAGCATCGCCTATTTTGTAAACGATAAAAGAATATCATCTGTAAAAGGTAATGGTAAGTTCACTTTGGATTTGAATGGCAAAAAACTGGGATATCAAAATATAAAAGCCTTAGTTTATTTTGAAGGCGATACCGTTTCTACAAAAACCCGAGTTGAAGTGGCTTCGGGAATTGTTCCGAAATTATTGAAGTATACTATTGTTAATACTTATCCACATGACATCAATGCGTTTACAGAAGGATTCGAATTTTTCAGAGATACTTTGGTAGAAAGTACAGGAACTCCAGAAGGTTATAAAGGGTACTTTGCTAAAATTGATTATAAAACTGGTAAGACTTATAAAAGAGTCGATTTAGATGCTAAATATTTTGGTGAAGGAATCACAGTAGTGAATAATAAAATATACCAATTGACATGGCAAAATGCAACAGGATTTATCTACGATATTAATACGTTGAAAAAGCTAAAAACATTTGATTTTGACAAAAAAATTGAAGGCTGGGGAATGACAAATGACGGTAAAAACATTTACCAATCAGACGGAACAGAAAAAATATGGACCATGAATCCGGAAACTCAAAAAATGATTGATTTTATTAATGTGTATACTAACGACAGTAAAATTAAAGCAGTCAATGAATTGGAATGGATTAACGGAAAAATATATGGTAACATCTGGCAAAAAGACGCCATTGCTGTTATCAATCCACAAACGGGTGCTGTTGAAGGTGTATTGGATTTAACAGCTTTAAAAGCTCAAATAAAGAATCCAAAAGCTGATGTTTTAAATGGGATAGCCTATAACAAAAAAACGAATACCCTATTTGTTACTGGAAAATGCTGGGATAAAACTTTTGAAATCAAAGTGACTGAGTAA
- a CDS encoding enolase C-terminal domain-like protein — protein MKLHWQIVKFNLKETFAIAYGKYTFREALIITLEQNGERGYGECTSIDYYQINLTDFNHTLEKIKAQIETQKIIHPTDYYTFLVTLNLPSFLRSALDCAYWDLFGKLEKKSFLALNDINYNQLPDSSITISIDTVENQIKKIKQSTWTKFKVKCNHFDNDAINQLVQLDKNVALDSNGSFSQEECSWLENNELISKFTYLEQPMKTGIENYKTLHSDTFANWMADEDCQNNLALKDLVPHYRSINIKLVKCGGLTPALGMITEARALGFQIMIGCMTESSVGISAGAVLAPLCDYADLDGANLIANDIANGSQIINGRIQLSEKNGLGIKMH, from the coding sequence ATGAAATTACATTGGCAAATAGTAAAATTCAACCTCAAAGAAACCTTTGCTATTGCTTATGGAAAGTACACTTTTAGAGAAGCACTAATCATCACTTTAGAGCAAAATGGAGAGAGAGGATATGGTGAATGTACTTCCATAGATTATTACCAAATCAATCTTACTGATTTCAATCATACTTTAGAGAAAATAAAAGCTCAAATTGAAACTCAAAAAATAATTCATCCTACTGATTATTATACTTTCCTAGTAACATTAAACCTGCCAAGTTTTCTTCGTTCCGCATTAGATTGTGCCTATTGGGATTTGTTTGGAAAACTCGAAAAGAAGTCTTTTTTAGCATTGAATGATATCAATTATAATCAGCTTCCTGATTCTTCAATAACCATTAGTATTGATACCGTTGAAAATCAAATCAAAAAAATCAAACAATCTACATGGACAAAATTTAAAGTTAAATGCAATCATTTTGACAATGATGCTATTAACCAATTAGTTCAATTAGATAAAAATGTAGCTTTAGATTCAAATGGAAGTTTTTCCCAAGAGGAATGTTCTTGGCTTGAAAATAATGAGTTGATTTCAAAATTCACCTATTTGGAACAACCTATGAAAACGGGAATTGAAAATTATAAGACGTTACACTCCGATACCTTTGCCAATTGGATGGCTGATGAGGATTGTCAAAATAATCTAGCATTAAAGGATTTAGTCCCGCATTATAGAAGCATCAATATTAAATTAGTTAAATGTGGTGGATTAACTCCAGCTTTGGGAATGATTACTGAGGCAAGAGCTTTAGGTTTCCAAATTATGATAGGCTGCATGACTGAATCTTCTGTTGGTATTTCAGCTGGAGCTGTTTTAGCGCCATTATGTGATTATGCTGATTTGGATGGAGCCAATTTAATTGCCAATGACATTGCTAATGGAAGTCAGATTATTAATGGACGAATTCAGCTAAGTGAAAAGAATGGATTGGGAATAAAAATGCACTAA
- a CDS encoding VOC family protein, with translation MKFQPIVPMIWTEQLSETIDFYCTILGFTCSEKNEEWGWASLFKDDCQLMFAKPNQHTSFEKPTFTGTFYINVDDVETLWKLLKEKVNVVYQLETFDWGMKEFAICDNNGYRIQFGQDITT, from the coding sequence ATGAAATTCCAACCCATAGTTCCAATGATTTGGACAGAACAACTCTCAGAAACTATTGATTTTTATTGTACAATTCTTGGATTTACATGTAGTGAAAAGAATGAAGAATGGGGATGGGCATCATTATTTAAAGACGATTGTCAATTAATGTTTGCTAAACCAAATCAACATACTTCATTTGAAAAACCTACATTCACGGGAACGTTTTATATAAATGTGGATGATGTAGAAACACTTTGGAAACTATTAAAAGAAAAAGTAAATGTAGTATATCAATTAGAAACCTTTGATTGGGGAATGAAGGAGTTTGCTATTTGTGATAACAATGGTTATAGGATACAATTTGGACAAGACATAACAACATAA
- a CDS encoding SDR family oxidoreductase yields the protein MNKVVVITGGSSGIGKAIGEFLFHKGFTVYGTSRNPEKVTNSIFPLIALDVRNTDSIQQAIEKVIALSKRIDIVINNAGVGITGPIEETPTDEMRNNFETNFFGPIEVIKAVLPQMRKQNSGLIINITSIAGYMGLPYRGIYSASKGALELVSEAISIEVKPFGISVVNIAPGEFATDIASHRYHAPIHEKSVYKTAYENTLGMMNSHMHSGDNPEDLAKVVFQIINDKNPKLHYKEGAFMQKFSIVLKRILPDRIYESMLMNHYKL from the coding sequence ATGAATAAAGTAGTAGTAATTACAGGAGGATCTTCAGGTATTGGAAAAGCCATTGGAGAGTTTTTATTTCATAAAGGATTCACCGTTTATGGAACCAGTCGAAATCCTGAAAAAGTCACCAATTCAATATTTCCCTTAATAGCTTTAGATGTTAGAAACACAGATAGTATCCAACAAGCCATTGAAAAAGTAATAGCTCTCTCAAAACGAATTGATATCGTTATAAACAATGCTGGTGTTGGGATTACAGGACCAATAGAAGAAACGCCAACCGATGAAATGCGAAATAATTTCGAAACTAATTTCTTTGGTCCAATTGAAGTTATCAAAGCGGTTTTGCCACAAATGCGGAAACAAAATTCTGGTTTGATAATTAATATTACTTCCATAGCGGGATATATGGGATTGCCTTACAGAGGAATTTATTCGGCGTCAAAAGGCGCACTAGAATTGGTTTCAGAAGCCATAAGTATCGAAGTAAAACCTTTCGGAATTTCAGTGGTAAATATTGCTCCAGGAGAGTTTGCTACAGATATTGCCTCGCATCGTTATCATGCGCCAATACACGAAAAATCAGTATATAAAACTGCTTATGAAAACACATTAGGTATGATGAATTCTCATATGCATAGTGGAGACAATCCCGAAGATTTAGCTAAAGTAGTATTTCAAATCATCAATGATAAAAACCCAAAGTTGCATTACAAAGAGGGCGCTTTTATGCAAAAATTCTCTATCGTTTTAAAGCGAATATTACCTGACAGAATCTACGAAAGTATGTTGATGAACCATTATAAATTGTAA
- the fsa gene encoding fructose-6-phosphate aldolase: MKFFIDTANLNEIKEAQSLGVLDGVTTNPSLMAKEGITGKNNILKHYVDICNIVDGDVSAEVIATDYEGMIREGEELADLHEQIVVKLPMTKDGVRACKYFSDKGVKTNVTLVFSAGQALLAAKAGATYVSPFLGRLDDISTDGLALIQEIRDIYDNYAFETQILAASIRHTMHVVNCAKIGADVMTGPLSSILGLLKHPLTDIGLAQFLADYAKGNQ, from the coding sequence ATGAAATTTTTTATTGACACAGCCAACTTAAACGAAATCAAAGAAGCTCAAAGCCTTGGGGTACTTGATGGTGTTACCACTAATCCTTCGTTGATGGCCAAAGAAGGAATCACCGGAAAAAATAATATCTTAAAACACTATGTAGACATTTGCAATATCGTTGATGGTGACGTAAGTGCCGAAGTGATTGCAACCGATTATGAAGGTATGATTAGAGAAGGTGAGGAGTTAGCTGATTTGCATGAGCAAATCGTGGTAAAATTGCCAATGACCAAAGACGGCGTAAGAGCTTGTAAATATTTTTCAGATAAAGGAGTTAAAACGAATGTTACTTTGGTATTCTCAGCAGGTCAAGCTTTACTAGCTGCTAAAGCTGGAGCTACTTATGTTTCTCCGTTCTTAGGAAGATTAGATGATATTTCTACTGATGGTTTGGCTTTAATTCAAGAAATTCGTGATATCTACGATAACTATGCTTTTGAAACGCAAATTTTAGCGGCTTCGATTCGTCATACAATGCACGTAGTTAACTGTGCTAAAATTGGTGCCGATGTAATGACTGGACCATTATCGTCAATATTAGGATTACTAAAACACCCATTGACTGATATTGGTTTAGCTCAGTTTTTAGCAGATTATGCTAAAGGAAATCAATAA
- a CDS encoding TlpA family protein disulfide reductase, which produces MHKFNNIKFLGFLFPIFALFCSCKNEFKGCEYVAYFGGEVVNPNTPYVLFCKDNEVIDTLKLDKNNRFFIQFDSLAPGLYSFKHEPEYQYVYFDKNDSIMVRVNSKDFDGSIVFCGRGDQKNNYLIEQYLRNEKEKNNMFETFDYDIDKFSHTVDSLYKISKKFYATKKEEIKWSDDFDVYAKAAVDYPYYSRKEVYPIIHKIRTGEDVYEKIPKDFYDFRKNINCNNVALSNYSPFVMYLSNMLNNMGAINYHNHFSEMDLALKTNINKLNIADTLIKNEKVKNTILNNIAFTYLLEDQNMVNNKKFLDTYHKYSTDKSQKNEILKIGDAIQLLTVGNSLPNVALTNRDGDTIQSSNFANKKTVIFFWSENALSHFEAVHKKILAFHKNHPEYQFIGINLNDSQEAWENKLSNYNFNGITELRCADFEDLKDKWVITKVHRTIILGDKGLIKNAFTNVFELNFEDELK; this is translated from the coding sequence ATGCACAAGTTCAATAATATAAAATTTTTAGGTTTTCTTTTTCCAATATTCGCTCTTTTTTGTTCGTGTAAAAACGAATTTAAAGGGTGTGAATATGTGGCTTATTTTGGTGGTGAAGTCGTAAACCCTAATACTCCTTATGTGCTTTTCTGTAAAGACAATGAAGTGATAGACACTTTAAAGTTGGACAAAAACAATCGCTTTTTCATTCAGTTTGATTCATTGGCTCCAGGTTTGTATTCTTTCAAACATGAACCTGAATACCAGTATGTGTACTTTGATAAGAACGATAGTATCATGGTGCGTGTTAACTCCAAAGACTTTGATGGTTCTATTGTTTTTTGCGGTCGCGGGGATCAAAAAAATAATTATCTGATAGAACAATATTTAAGAAATGAAAAAGAGAAGAACAATATGTTTGAGACTTTTGATTATGATATTGATAAATTCAGTCACACTGTAGATTCTTTATATAAAATATCGAAGAAATTTTATGCTACTAAAAAAGAGGAGATTAAATGGAGCGATGATTTTGATGTCTATGCTAAAGCTGCTGTTGACTATCCCTACTATTCAAGAAAAGAAGTATATCCTATAATTCACAAAATAAGAACGGGTGAAGATGTTTATGAAAAAATTCCAAAAGATTTTTATGATTTCAGAAAGAATATTAATTGTAATAATGTAGCCCTTTCTAACTACTCCCCTTTTGTGATGTATTTATCCAATATGTTGAATAATATGGGCGCTATCAATTACCATAATCATTTTTCTGAAATGGATTTGGCTCTAAAAACCAATATTAATAAATTGAATATTGCGGATACACTAATTAAAAATGAAAAGGTTAAAAACACCATTCTAAATAATATAGCTTTTACCTATTTATTGGAAGATCAGAATATGGTCAACAATAAAAAGTTCTTAGATACCTATCATAAATATTCAACCGATAAAAGTCAGAAAAATGAAATCTTAAAAATTGGTGATGCCATACAATTACTTACTGTGGGTAATTCATTACCTAATGTTGCTCTGACAAATCGTGATGGAGATACCATTCAATCCTCAAATTTTGCAAACAAGAAAACTGTAATTTTCTTTTGGTCAGAAAATGCATTATCGCACTTTGAAGCGGTACATAAAAAGATTTTAGCCTTTCACAAGAACCATCCCGAATATCAGTTTATTGGCATCAACTTAAATGATTCACAAGAAGCATGGGAAAATAAGCTTTCCAATTATAATTTTAATGGAATTACTGAACTTCGTTGTGCCGATTTTGAAGATTTAAAAGACAAATGGGTCATTACCAAAGTACACAGAACTATTATTCTTGGCGATAAAGGATTAATTAAAAACGCCTTTACCAATGTCTTTGAACTTAATTTTGAAGACGAATTGAAATAG
- a CDS encoding ABC-F family ATP-binding cassette domain-containing protein: MLTVSNLSVQFGKRILFDEVNTTFTQGNCYGVIGANGAGKSTFLKILAGDIDPTSGRVILEPGKRMSVLNQNHNMFDAHTVLETVMMGNKVLFAVKSEMDALYADYDDKNADRIGELQVQFEEMNGWNAESDAGAMLSNLGISADMHYNLMSEMEGKMKVRVLLAQALFGNPDVLVMDEPTNDLDFETITWLENFLANYENTVIVVSHDRHFLDSVCTHISDIDFSKINHYSGNYTFWYESSQLAAKQKAQQNKKAEEKKAELEEFIRRFSANVAKSKQATSRKKMIEKLNLDEIRPSSRRYPAIIFDVEREAGDQILHVQNLAASVDGEVLFKNVDLNMAKGDKVVVFSKDSRATTAFYEILNGNQKADAGTFDWGITTNQSYLPNDNSQFFTDGSLNLVDWLRQFVKTEEERDEVYVRGFLGKMIFSGEEALKKCTVLSGGEKVRCMLSRMMMIRANVLMLDEPTNHLDLESITAFNNSLKNFKGSVLFTTHDHEFAQTVANRVLEITPNGVIDRYMTFDEYLDDEKIQEMRKKMYP, encoded by the coding sequence ATGCTTACAGTTTCTAATTTATCGGTTCAATTTGGTAAAAGAATATTATTTGACGAAGTAAATACCACTTTTACTCAAGGCAATTGCTACGGTGTGATTGGTGCCAACGGTGCAGGAAAATCTACTTTCCTTAAAATATTGGCAGGTGATATTGATCCAACTTCTGGTAGAGTAATCTTAGAGCCAGGAAAGCGTATGTCAGTATTGAACCAAAATCACAACATGTTCGATGCTCATACTGTTTTAGAAACGGTAATGATGGGTAACAAAGTTTTGTTTGCAGTAAAATCGGAAATGGATGCTTTGTATGCTGATTATGATGATAAAAATGCGGATAGAATAGGTGAGTTGCAAGTACAGTTTGAAGAAATGAACGGGTGGAATGCTGAGTCTGATGCTGGTGCTATGCTTTCTAACCTTGGAATTTCAGCCGACATGCACTACAACTTAATGAGTGAGATGGAAGGAAAAATGAAAGTACGTGTCCTTTTGGCACAAGCACTTTTTGGAAATCCTGACGTATTAGTGATGGATGAGCCTACGAATGACCTAGATTTTGAAACTATCACTTGGCTAGAAAACTTCTTAGCTAATTATGAAAATACCGTAATTGTGGTTTCGCACGACCGTCACTTTTTAGATTCGGTTTGTACTCATATTTCGGACATCGATTTTTCTAAAATTAACCACTATTCAGGAAACTATACTTTTTGGTATGAGTCTAGTCAATTAGCAGCAAAACAAAAAGCACAACAAAATAAGAAAGCAGAAGAAAAGAAAGCTGAATTGGAAGAATTTATTCGTCGTTTTAGTGCGAATGTGGCCAAATCTAAGCAAGCCACTTCTCGTAAAAAAATGATTGAAAAATTAAATTTGGATGAAATCAGACCCTCAAGTCGTAGGTATCCTGCGATTATATTTGATGTAGAAAGAGAAGCTGGAGACCAAATATTGCACGTTCAAAACTTGGCCGCATCAGTTGATGGTGAAGTATTGTTTAAGAATGTCGATTTGAACATGGCCAAAGGCGACAAAGTAGTTGTCTTTTCAAAAGACTCACGTGCTACTACAGCTTTTTATGAAATCTTAAACGGAAACCAAAAAGCAGATGCTGGAACTTTTGATTGGGGAATTACAACAAATCAATCGTATTTACCAAATGATAACAGCCAATTTTTCACAGACGGAAGTCTGAATCTGGTAGATTGGTTACGTCAATTTGTAAAAACGGAAGAAGAGCGTGATGAAGTATACGTTCGTGGATTCCTTGGGAAAATGATTTTCTCAGGAGAAGAAGCTTTAAAAAAATGTACTGTATTATCAGGAGGAGAAAAAGTACGTTGTATGTTATCTCGAATGATGATGATTCGTGCCAATGTCTTAATGCTTGATGAACCAACGAATCACTTAGATTTGGAATCGATTACAGCATTCAATAATTCTCTTAAAAACTTTAAAGGCTCTGTATTATTTACCACACATGACCACGAGTTTGCGCAAACCGTTGCCAATAGGGTTTTAGAAATCACACCAAACGGCGTAATAGACAGGTATATGACTTTCGATGAATACCTTGATGATGAGAAGATTCAAGAAATGAGAAAGAAAATGTATCCTTAA